AGGGGTCTCAGAGGAGCACGTGGCCTCAGGGGATGCCAGGCTGGAGGTTAGCCCCTGGGTTGGGGTCTGCAAGTGACTGGGAGAATGGAGGGCAGGAGTAGGGGCACGAAGAGGAGACTCGTGTGGGGCAGCTCCATCCCCCCCACGCAGGGGCTAGCCCAGGGCTGACTCGGCAGGCCGCAGGGTCTAGCCCCTCATGCTTCCTCCCTTGCACCAGGACgagggagaagcaggagccTTAAGGACCCAGAAACGTCACCCCAAGCTGCTCTGGACGAGCTCCTTACTGTGCTCCTTCACCTCCCGCACCTTAGCATCTGCCGCAGCTGCACCCAGGGCAGATGGTCCCCATCCATCCTTGGCCCACTTGGCTGCAGCTGGCCACAGGAGGGGCCTCTGCCCCCTCCAGAGCTCCTGGGCAGGGTCTGTGGGGTGAGAGGGGACAGACGTCAGGCCCCTGCCCCCACACAGCAAGGGGCCGGCAGGACTTCTCAGCCAGCAGCCTCCACGTGGCAGATAAGCACTAGGGCCACCCTCCTGCCATTTCCCACACATCCCCACGTCTGGCCTCTGCCTTGGGGAAAAGCAGCTCAAAGAGCAGGGCCAGGGCTTTGACgcgctgctgcagcacctgttTGGCACCAGAGTGTGAATTGTGACCCTGGGAGGGTGCGGGGGGGGCTGGTGACAAAGGAGAAGGAGCTGAGGGCCAGCAGTGCCACATCTCCCACACCTCCAGCGATGTCCCCAGCACGTGGCCCTGGTGACAGAGGCAGGCCCAGCCCTCCAGGAGCAGCTCGCCCTGGCATCTAGAGGTGGAGGCAAACCTGTGTTCACCAAGGGGCCAAGGCGAGCAGCTCAACACTccactccctgccccagcccaggcagaaaTAGGCCTGTGCCCTGTTCCGCTAGGACAAATCCTGCAGGATCATCCTAGCGGCACTGCAGGAAGGAGCCCCCACCCAGCCTCCCTCTGGGGCTAAACTATCCCCAGCCCTGGACAAGGCCTGTTGTGGCCCTGCACAGCCAACCCAAAGATGAGGACCCCCCTTCTCTCTGGGGCTGGCCCCTGGGCCGCACAGCCCTCCTGGCAAGAGCTGCCAGACCTCCCAGACCTTGGTCTGAGGCTGACACTCCCACTCGCTCCTCGATAACCCAGCCCAGTCCTCactggctctgccccagcaacctccctccttctccagcttctccaTCTCCCTTTTGAGCCAATCGTTCTTGCTGCTCATCTCCATGTGCTCCCCTGGCCTCCGGGCTGTTCAGATCCCCTCAGACAACCAAAGTACTTCCATGCTCAGGACGCTGAGCTGCGGTCCCAGCACAGAacaggagacagcagcagccaacTCCCATACCCCCAGCTGTTTGATGAATATGGTAAAGCTGACAGCAATCCCTCCCTGACTCCACACCTGAAGCAAGAGCTCAGCCCAAGGCTCGGAGCACGGGAATTGCTCCTTCCTCTGGGCAcggccagccccagctcagccacagGGCCAGCTGGATGCCAGGACAGAGCCAGGTCCTGCTCTGCCATGGATGgatggtggccagcagctccctgccctgagAACCAGAAGTGGTGATCCAACAGCGGGAAGGTCTCCACAGCCTTCTTCCTGCCTGTGCTGAAAACAGGGAAATGGGCTGACACAGGAGGAGCTCCTCGTCAGCCAGAGGGAAAAGTCCCAACAGTTGCAGGACAGAGCAAAATGACAGATgccaaggaaaaagagagaaggaattTATTATACTTCACATTTTGAAGCACTGAGACATGCCAGAAGACATAAATTTCCATCAGGTGTTCAGCAGAAAGGCTGGGCTGACAAACGACACTTCCGCAAGCCAAGGCCTCCCCAGCAaacaccccagccccactgctggtGCCCAGCAGCCACGCCTGACAGTGCGGCAGGGAGCTACGCAAACCCGCCGGGTTTAATGCCCCtgtgcctgccccagcagcaaaCACGCATCTTGTCACTGCAAGTAACAAAGACACGGCAGAGTGCAGAATGGAGGCGGCCTGGTCCCCCACAAGACAAGTGAGTGGGAGGCCAGGCCAGGTCCAGAGAATGGCCAGAGCGAGCCCCAGGGCCCTGGCACAGAAACACCCACCACGGCGTTCCCTGGCAGTCGATGCTGCAGAGCATCACCTCTGCCAGGAGAAACCACTGCCATACCTGTCAGAGACAGAGCACTGGAAGTCTCTGGGTAATTCATCTGCAGAATATACAATAGCTGAGGTTTcctgagaaataaaattcactCCCATGGAACTGACCGGGCCAGCCAcatgtacatgcacacacacacacacacacacactttctctGATCAAAGACCAGGTGACTCCACGGCTTCCACAGAAACAAAGTGGGAAATCTTTGCTTTGCTCAAATTAGAACTATCTCCTCATGTTTCTCTCTGCCCCTGTGCCTCCCGTggacagccagccagccctgctgggttACATTCAGTGCCATTACATTCATTCAAACCCTTCCTGAgcacagctgccccagctgtgaGGTCCGGTCCTCTCCTGCACCGAGAGGAAAGGAGCCCTTGGGGCCAGAGCAGGGGATCACCGCTCTCTGCGCTGGAGGATCCTTGGCATACAAGAGCCACTgagaggcagcaggcacagcactTCAGGTCCCTACGCCTCTTTCAAGGTTTACCTGGCACCAGGGGAAGCTGGTGGCAGTCGCAGCAGCCTGGCCCTGTGCAGCGAGACCCACCAGAGGTCACAAGTCAGCTCAGATAGAGGAAGGACACAGTGGCAATACAGGGTGACGCTTCACGATTCTCACAgtagcagctgccagcagcaatgAGAAAGGGGGAAGGCCTGTTCCAGGGCCAAGCTGGATGCCTGCTGCCTTCATGCATAGCTCAGGACAGAGATTCTGGGGTGTCTGTGCTCAGACACAGAGGAAGATGCATCCCACTTCCCCTGTTTCCAAGCACTGGGAGGGGCTGGATCACAAggctctgcagcccagccttCTGAAGCTTCCCCAGGGAGAGCAGGGCCGGAGTAGCTGATGGGCAATGAGCCCTTCTGGTAGCCAGGAGTGGCCTGCAGCATCAGGCAGCACTTCCAGCGTCGTTCCAGCCCATGGCCTCTGCTAGGTGAAgtcacacagctctgccagcacagccccatgcTTGCAAGGATCCCCAGTTTGCTGGGGTACGTTCCCCAGTCTGCAGTCACCACAGAGCAGCATTGGGGAAACCAGCACCCTTCGGAACAGCAGTACAGCAGCGGGcccagggtgctgggtgacAACTGGGTGTCACCAGTCCCGTTCTGAGGGCTCCCGGTAAGGCAGCCCCAGCTGAATGAAGACATCTTTCTCAGTGGGAGTGGGCAGAATATGACCAGATGCCACCTTGACGCCTCCAGGGCCTCGCACCACAGCTGAGCTGAGGGCGTGCTCTGACAGGCTCATGCCCTTGGTCTTGGCCAGGGCCCGCATGGAGCGGTTGAAGTGAGCCGAGCCGGTGAAGTagagcagggcacaggcaaACTCACTGTAAGGCACCACGATGATGTCAAGTCGGCGGTGACGCTGCGCTGGCCCAGGGAGGCGGCACACCCCCAGGTACTTCTTCTGGTCACCATTGTCCTCCTGACTCACCAGGTCATCCGTAAGGAAGCCTGGAGAGAGAGAACAGGCAGAGGGGAGATGGATGGTAGAGACTGACGCCACCCCCCTGAACTCCCCACTGTCCAGACAGACAGCAGCTGAGGTGCCTCATAATGTGCTGTGGGACCCCAAGGACAATGCAGCCTCAGCTCTGACAGCATCCACAGACCGGAGAAGCCATGCTGAGCTGCAGTAATGCTCCTTAAAACTGGCTACGGAGCTGCCAActggagcagggccaggaccaGGGGCAGTAGTCTTAGGAACTTACAACACGTCCTGTCCTTGGGAAAAGCAATCACCTGCCCTTCAGTGAATGCCATTCACCGCACTGCCTCCTCAGCCTGGCCACGCTAAGAACAGCTTCGAGCACCAcgtgccagcccccagccctcttACCACTCCTGTGGAGGCTGTCAAGCAGCTTGCTGAACACCCCACGGTGAGACTGTCCATCTGGGTGAGTGACCAGCACATCCACGTCTCCACAGGTGGGCTTCCCCCGACGGTAGGAGCCACACGCCACACACACGAGCCCAGGCTTCAGGGCCAGGGCAGCTTGTCTGACCtccaagaagagaaagagggatGAGGAGTCAAAGACCAGTCTCTTCATACCCTTTCCATCGAGGCAGAAAAGGACCCTGTGCCTGGCTTGTGGCCTGTCCTGCATCTCCAGGGTCTCTACACAGAGCAGATACTCGACACGCATAGCAAACTGCCTCACCAAGGAGGCTGGCCTGCTGTCAGGAGCCACACGAGCTGGGGTGGCCTCCACCCAGTCCTGCAAATGCCTAGCCCACTGCCACACAATACAATGATCTACCATGGTGCTACCATCAGCCATCAGCTCTTGTGGGcactgggctggagctgggttGGGACAAGCAGGAAGATGCAGCAATGTCGAGAAAGCAAAGTACAGCACAACCTTTCAGAGCCTTTGATTTCTGAGTCAGCAGGACAGAAGAAGTTTTCCAGCTCTCCTGTGCGCCAAGAGGGCAAGgctcaccagctctgctcacaaAAAGAATCAGTTCAACACAGGATGGTCACAGGTCCTGTTTCAGAAGGAGAGATGGGCTTACGGAGAGTCTCCCCAGCAGGACCcaagacagcagaaaaactgTGAGTGTCCCTTGGAGTCCACTCCTGCCAGGagctctgcctttgcaggaCAGCTGAGCTTCCTGACCcgaaaaaaacacaaatgtcCCAGCATTTTATACCAAATGGCTGCCAACATGCTGCTGCCAGCAATCAGACACATATAACCACAACTTCCCCTAATGCAGCCACCTCCAGGCTGGACCTCAGCCCCTGTGTTGTGCAGACAGTGCTAATTCTGATGGCTTCATTTATTAAATGCTTAAGAAAGGCTCCCAAGTCCTTGGACAGGAATGAAGTATCCTTGGTCTGATTGTGCCAATCACCCTGCTGGCAGCAAATAATTAGGGGCTCAGCAATTCCCTGTGACGAGGCCATCACAGAGGCTGGGGTTCAGGAAGGCAGTGTCCATGCCCACAGCCCCTTGTCACTCTTGGGGATCATCCTTCATTAGCAAGAGATAAACCCATTAACCTTTGCCCCAGAGGTGCTCCAAGAAGCCAGAAGCCTTTCTCATGCTGAGCAAGCCCTCCTCTGGTGCCTTTGCTCCCTTCTGGCTTTAAATGAAGATTTCTAGAAAACTCCCAGCCCCACCCAAGAGCCTGAAAGCTCCTCAGATCTCACTGTGACAGGCAGCACAGACAGTGACTAATCCCTCATTCTCTCTCTTGGGCCTGGATcagaggtgtgtgtgtgtgtggaggggagTGCAGTAATCTCATCAAGATAACAATAGACCCACCCCCAAGAGCCAGCTCCTCGACCCATACTGCCTGGGAAAGGGACCACTCACCACCAAAATGACTAATCCAGCACACGGGACTGACACCCCAGCAGGAGCCTGGCAGAAGTGTATTCTTCGTGGCCAGGCCCTGTGGCCGAGTGACAGGGTCACGCTGGCTGCTGCTTCCATGGTGATCAGAGAGCACAGGGGTAGCATGACAGCGTGTCCCCCAAGCTCTCTGCTCACATTAGGGTACACTGGCTTAGCACCCTATCATCCTGGAGTGCCATGGCATACTAGAGCAAGCAGCACCCATCTGCAACCTGGCTCCCCTTTGCTTCCAGCAAGGATATCTGTGCTCTGTTTCCCCACTACCAACCAGATCACAGGGTGCTCACAGCTTCTTCTGGAGAAGCAGCACCAGGAGACAGCTCAGGGGCCTTGGCTGAAAACACACATCTCGGAGATGATTAGCGACAGGAAAAAGGAGCTGGGAACCTGCTCATCCCACCATGCCACATGCAGcctttttcaaagcagtgtCTAGAACTGACACTTCCAACACACCCTCCTCCTTGCCAGACGCTCAAACTGAACCTTCCTAAGGGGCTAAGTAGGTGCCTTGTGGGCCCAGGCCCAAAAAGGGTCCCCCCAAGCACTGACCCTGCTCAGAGGAGAAGCTGAAGAGCTCAGCTACAACAGTGAGGGACGTTTCCACAGCATGCACCCTCCTGTCAGGTCCCAGCAGGTACTCCCCTTTGAGGGCCCAGGGACAAGCTACTCACAGTCTGTTCTATTTCTGCAGCTTCCTCCCGAGGCATACGTTCCAGGAAATCCGTGTAGTGCTTCAGCCCCACAGCTTGCTGGCTGGTGAGAGTTGCCTTCGTGCTAATATCATCCAGTGTCCGGAAACCCTAGTGCAGACCATGTGATGATATTCAAACACCTATTGAGACTTTGTTCTTCGAATACTTTCAATCAAGATTTGGGGAGACCGTATTTAACCTGTCTCAATTTCAGGCCACTCACAGCTTCTGAGATCACATGTAGAGATCACTTAGGGCCTGGTTCCTAAAAGAAAGGATTTAGGCAATCCCACTACCCACGCACACGTCTAATCTCCACCCCACAATGACTTTGAATCTTAACCTGACAGAACGCTACTGTTCTTAAGGCACTATGTTCTTACagcttgaagaaaaacaaataatgcaAGATAAAGGAACAACACCCACAATATCCCAGTGAGGGAAAGCCTACAGCACGAACACAACTATATTTTTAAGACAGCAAAGAATCCAGTCGCAAACCAAATGCTACAGCAAACCAGGCTTCATCAGCTCTGTGCTCAGGAGACaaactctttttaaagaaggaacCCACCAAGTGGGCTGGGTTGCTCCTGTTGGCACAATTAATTCAGCCTCATTTTCACAGCTTCCAGATAAGGTGGATAGCTGCTCTGACAGCTacagcagccagccaggctaACAAGCCAGCAACTGGATCAGGAACTTTCATGGCCAAGATATTCTGGTTCAAGCCTGGCTCTTAGCAGTGTCACTGCCACAAGCAGTATAAGATGAGCTCGAAGCAGTGACACTAATGAAAGAGGCAGTGTGTGCCCCGCTCCCTTTGTCCTCTACCCTCACCTAAACTCAAATGTTCAGCCAGGTGCACTCCATTCACCCCAAACACACCCACAATGGGACCCAGCCTCATAACTCCTCCCATAAAACCAGAATCAAACCCCATCTGTGGATATCGGCAATTGGAAACTAAATGTACAAGTAATTCTCCAACACTCAGCAGCAGTCTTCAAACCCTAGTCTGAAAACCTCTTGGGAAAGGTACTAAACTTACCTGCTGATACCACATCTGAGCTGTCTTGACGCCTGCTCCCCAGATGTTGGAAAACAATTCCAGCACAGGCACACTCTCACTGATGTGATCCAGCTTGCGCAGATGCCCACTCTCCAAGATCTCCAGGATCTTCTCTGCCATCCGCTTCCCAATCCCAGGTATTTTACAGGCTTCCTAGCAAGAAAACAGAGCCACTACTGGAAAAGCGAAGATCACAGAGAAGTTGGGGAGCTGCTATCCACTCGGAGCCTGGTTAGCCATTTGATCAGTGATTGATAAGTGGCAGGACTAGTTCTGCCTGATGGTCTCCATTCCAGCCCAGGCTTACATAGTCTACATTGATTCAGTGCCAAGTGGAAAAGGACAAGCGTGCAGAACAGTCCTGAAACACTAACATACCGAATGGCTGGATTGTCACAGTCAATAAGGCTCAGATCCAGTTAGTTTGATACATTATCCTGAATGGTGGCCAGTTGCTGATGCTTAAGAGGAAGGTGAAAATGTCCCTGCATTGTGCCGGGGGAAGGCATTTATCTCATGAGTGCTCAGAGCTGGGCCTAAAAGGCTCGGAATCCacttttttgctgttctgaaaacaCTAAAAAGGGCCAACGAATCCCAACTCGCACTTGCTACACAACTTCCATTAAAAAGTCACCACACGGGCAGGAATTCCCAAGGCCTGAAGATAAGCTATTGCATGtacagaaagaggaagggatCTGGCTCATAACTAGAGCTAGAGTGCTGGGTCTATCTCCCTGCTCCACCACCCTGGGAAGGTGTTTTACCTGGTAGGAGGTGACTGGTTTGTGGTAGCTCTTAAGTGCATTGATGGCTTTGGAGTAGCCCAGAGCTCTCCACTTGTCCCCCTGGACAGAGTAGGCCTTTGCCAGCACTTCGAGCTTCTCTGTAATGCATTGGTTGTGATTCTCCTTCTTGCTGTTGGAGGACTGGGCACAAACCCACTTGCTGGCAGGCTGGGCCACTGCGGAAGAGCTGTCACTGGTCTCCTCTGATGATTTCACAGGGTAGCGGCCAGAAATCAATGCTTCCAGGTCTCCCTGGGTGACACCAGCATCTTCTCCTTCACTGTCTTCATTATCAGAGTCTTTCTTTAGGGAAAGGTAGAAAAGAAGCCATGTGAGAATAAGTGCATACCTCACATTATGTCCCccttggcacaggctgctcctgagAGTAGGAAGTCAGAGCACTAACCAACCCGCAGGGCACACAGTGCTCAAACTGCCGTCTCTAGAACTGATTGGTTATATAAATACCATAGCTCTTCACGCCTCAGGCTACACATGCACCCCTTGAAGCTACAtatgccccccaccccctgaaGCTACATGCACATCTCACAAAGCAAAGGAGACTAGAGATTGCTGTCCACCAGTGATCCAAGCACACATGCACCTCCTACTGCCAAGCCCCTGAGACCTAACTGAAGACAGACACTGGTTAAGTGAGCAACTGCTGCCAGTGGCATGGTATGATGGTGCTGAAATCCCTGACTGCAGGAGATCCcatctccctgctcccactggGAAACATTTCACTGGTCTGGTGGCTGCATAGACACATCTCTCACATTCAGACTCTGCACCTTCCACCCCATGATGCAGATGACAGGAGATAGGCACTGAACTCTGTTTTCACATTACAGATACAAAATCTTAACAGGGTAGTaaactgccccccccccccccccattttccCCATGGCTATCTGCAAGagaaaagggggaggaaggaatgaCACAAAGGACTCCACATTCCTCAGTGACAGAAGAAAGAACCAATGTATACATTTGCTGATACCC
The Falco naumanni isolate bFalNau1 chromosome 9, bFalNau1.pat, whole genome shotgun sequence DNA segment above includes these coding regions:
- the POLL gene encoding DNA polymerase lambda isoform X2, with protein sequence MWKNAFPSLEKDVSAERLRAIAAELPTRSMEPRGIVKAFPKRKKVRHDPGKSVPPKIPKGEGTEIPEAEWLEPVTIYVLQAGIGQARVEIFHKQIVQNGGVVCNQLSSEVTHVIVAEDMDCDRAFRLLKLTKLPSGLQLVKASWLSACIRDQKLLSTAGYGISIPHRYLEEGELQKEQQQVLGSEEIQHPAEKGAAEPNTEAQVKDSLQRGLGTLGQQQLAEKDSDNEDSEGEDAGVTQGDLEALISGRYPVKSSEETSDSSSAVAQPASKWVCAQSSNSKKENHNQCITEKLEVLAKAYSVQGDKWRALGYSKAINALKSYHKPVTSYQEACKIPGIGKRMAEKILEILESGHLRKLDHISESVPVLELFSNIWGAGVKTAQMWYQQGFRTLDDISTKATLTSQQAVGLKHYTDFLERMPREEAAEIEQTVRQAALALKPGLVCVACGSYRRGKPTCGDVDVLVTHPDGQSHRGVFSKLLDSLHRSGFLTDDLVSQEDNGDQKKYLGVCRLPGPAQRHRRLDIIVVPYSEFACALLYFTGSAHFNRSMRALAKTKGMSLSEHALSSAVVRGPGGVKVASGHILPTPTEKDVFIQLGLPYREPSERDW
- the POLL gene encoding DNA polymerase lambda isoform X1, encoding MEDLAQQHRRELLPSTSQAAIAAELPTRSMEPRGIVKAFPKRKKVRHDPGKSVPPKIPKGEGTEIPEAEWLEPVTIYVLQAGIGQARVEIFHKQIVQNGGVVCNQLSSEVTHVIVAEDMDCDRAFRLLKLTKLPSGLQLVKASWLSACIRDQKLLSTAGYGISIPHRYLEEGELQKEQQQVLGSEEIQHPAEKGAAEPNTEAQVKDSLQRGLGTLGQQQLAEKDSDNEDSEGEDAGVTQGDLEALISGRYPVKSSEETSDSSSAVAQPASKWVCAQSSNSKKENHNQCITEKLEVLAKAYSVQGDKWRALGYSKAINALKSYHKPVTSYQEACKIPGIGKRMAEKILEILESGHLRKLDHISESVPVLELFSNIWGAGVKTAQMWYQQGFRTLDDISTKATLTSQQAVGLKHYTDFLERMPREEAAEIEQTVRQAALALKPGLVCVACGSYRRGKPTCGDVDVLVTHPDGQSHRGVFSKLLDSLHRSGFLTDDLVSQEDNGDQKKYLGVCRLPGPAQRHRRLDIIVVPYSEFACALLYFTGSAHFNRSMRALAKTKGMSLSEHALSSAVVRGPGGVKVASGHILPTPTEKDVFIQLGLPYREPSERDW
- the POLL gene encoding DNA polymerase lambda isoform X3; protein product: MEDLAQQHRRELLPSTSQAAIAAELPTRSMEPRGIVKAFPKRKKVRHDPGKSVPPKIPKGEGTEIPEEWLEPVTIYVLQAGIGQARVEIFHKQIVQNGGVVCNQLSSEVTHVIVAEDMDCDRAFRLLKLTKLPSGLQLVKASWLSACIRDQKLLSTAGYGISIPHRYLEEGELQKEQQQVLGSEEIQHPAEKGAAEPNTEAQVKDSLQRGLGTLGQQQLAEKDSDNEDSEGEDAGVTQGDLEALISGRYPVKSSEETSDSSSAVAQPASKWVCAQSSNSKKENHNQCITEKLEVLAKAYSVQGDKWRALGYSKAINALKSYHKPVTSYQEACKIPGIGKRMAEKILEILESGHLRKLDHISESVPVLELFSNIWGAGVKTAQMWYQQGFRTLDDISTKATLTSQQAVGLKHYTDFLERMPREEAAEIEQTVRQAALALKPGLVCVACGSYRRGKPTCGDVDVLVTHPDGQSHRGVFSKLLDSLHRSGFLTDDLVSQEDNGDQKKYLGVCRLPGPAQRHRRLDIIVVPYSEFACALLYFTGSAHFNRSMRALAKTKGMSLSEHALSSAVVRGPGGVKVASGHILPTPTEKDVFIQLGLPYREPSERDW
- the POLL gene encoding DNA polymerase lambda isoform X4 — encoded protein: MEPRGIVKAFPKRKKVRHDPGKSVPPKIPKGEGTEIPEAEWLEPVTIYVLQAGIGQARVEIFHKQIVQNGGVVCNQLSSEVTHVIVAEDMDCDRAFRLLKLTKLPSGLQLVKASWLSACIRDQKLLSTAGYGISIPHRYLEEGELQKEQQQVLGSEEIQHPAEKGAAEPNTEAQVKDSLQRGLGTLGQQQLAEKDSDNEDSEGEDAGVTQGDLEALISGRYPVKSSEETSDSSSAVAQPASKWVCAQSSNSKKENHNQCITEKLEVLAKAYSVQGDKWRALGYSKAINALKSYHKPVTSYQEACKIPGIGKRMAEKILEILESGHLRKLDHISESVPVLELFSNIWGAGVKTAQMWYQQGFRTLDDISTKATLTSQQAVGLKHYTDFLERMPREEAAEIEQTVRQAALALKPGLVCVACGSYRRGKPTCGDVDVLVTHPDGQSHRGVFSKLLDSLHRSGFLTDDLVSQEDNGDQKKYLGVCRLPGPAQRHRRLDIIVVPYSEFACALLYFTGSAHFNRSMRALAKTKGMSLSEHALSSAVVRGPGGVKVASGHILPTPTEKDVFIQLGLPYREPSERDW